A single genomic interval of Astyanax mexicanus isolate ESR-SI-001 chromosome 4, AstMex3_surface, whole genome shotgun sequence harbors:
- the LOC125801228 gene encoding uncharacterized protein LOC125801228 isoform X4, translated as MRLWSSKDNNQVEAVAGPYKLYDSSFRTLQGTECVADEVIDAYLNHLIEQHKTPVYQLCAVVASSLAAGQFRCLRKMKFPVEDTWLCPVNTGGHWILVIVSMSRKILSIIDPMGNEGLYERKILRNWRNFLKMIGHQDHSAEWRTTVLKHNPQQDASSCGVLVLKFAEDFLSTGAIDNVQTTQAAISTARMGIACSLLERKGNAEDYCTVCSMLEGDGDKSMTEMVQCDVCSRWAHFECVQYSKEISANYHCRKCTVNK; from the exons atgaGACTCTGGTCTTCAAAGGACAACAATCAGGTGGAAGCAGTTGCCGGGCCATACAAATTGTATGATTCTTCTTTTAGAACACTGCAAGGGACCGAATGTGTCGCTGATGAA GTGATTGATGCATACCTGAACCATCTGATTGAACAACATAAG ACGCCTGTATATCAGCTGTGTGCAGTGGTTGCTTCTTCTTTAGCTGCTGGACAGTTTCGATGTCTCAGAAAG ATGAAGTTCCCAGTTGAGGACACATGGCTGTGCCCTGTCAATACCGGAGGACATTGGATTCTTGTG attgtcagCATGTCAAGAAAGATCCTCTCCATCATTGACCCCATGGGAAATGAGGGATTATATGAGAGAAAGATTTTGCGGAACTGGAG GAATTTTTTAAAGATGATTGGACACCAAGATCACAGCGCTGAATGGCGAACAACAGTATTGAAACACAACCCACAGCAAGATGCGAGCAGCTGTGGCGTTTTAGTGCTAAAG TTTGCAGAAGATTTTCTTTCTACTGGAGCTATCGACAATGTGCAGACAACACAAGCAGCTATTAGCACCGCCCGAATGGGGATAGCCTGTTCATTGCTTGAACGTAAAG GCAATGCAGAGGACTACTGCACAGTTTGCTCTATGCTGGAAGGGGATGGAGACAAGAGCATGACTGAAATG gtgcagTGTGATGTGTGCAGTCGCTGGGCACATTTTGAATGTGTCCAATATAGTAAAGAGATTTCCGCCAACTACCACTGTAGAAAGTGTACAGTTAACAAATAA
- the LOC125801228 gene encoding uncharacterized protein LOC125801228 isoform X1 — protein MRKRGRKGGRIEPDFSGPYVIQSVRGKLVTLKNPEGAILKNKYNIGHLKPYRRSQAADSSSSIFSPCPQQSSSKKKSSEEYTDPNVQRCSVIRLASKQADVKKHVQTTTVTEKPATKSSSNTETTSVTEKPAMKSSSNTERSIQEEVMRLWSSKDNNQVEAVAGPYKLYDSSFRTLQGTECVADEVIDAYLNHLIEQHKTPVYQLCAVVASSLAAGQFRCLRKMKFPVEDTWLCPVNTGGHWILVIVSMSRKILSIIDPMGNEGLYERKILRNWRNFLKMIGHQDHSAEWRTTVLKHNPQQDASSCGVLVLKFAEDFLSTGAIDNVQTTQAAISTARMGIACSLLERKGNAEDYCTVCSMLEGDGDKSMTEMVQCDVCSRWAHFECVQYSKEISANYHCRKCTVNK, from the exons ATGAGGAAGCGAGGAAGGAAAGGCGGAAGAATAGAACCGGATTTCTCTGGTCCATATGTTATCCAGTCAGTCCGTGGCAAACTTGTCACATTAAAAAACCCTGAAGGAGCCATCCTgaaaaacaaatacaacattGGCCATCTAAAACCATATAGAAGAAGCCAGGCAGCCGACAGTAGCAGCAGCATCTTCTCTCCTTGTCCTCAGCAGTCTTCTTCCAAGAAGAAGAGTTCAGAAGAGTACACAGACCCAAATGTACAACGGTGCTCAGTTATACGTTTAGCTTCAAAACAAGCTGATGTCAAAAAACATGTGCAAACAACCACAGTAACTGAAAAGCCTGCAACAAAGAGCTCATCAAACACTGAAACAACTTCAGTAACTGAAAAGCCTGCAATGAAGAGCTCATCAAACACTGAAAGAAGCATTCAAGAAGAAG taatgaGACTCTGGTCTTCAAAGGACAACAATCAGGTGGAAGCAGTTGCCGGGCCATACAAATTGTATGATTCTTCTTTTAGAACACTGCAAGGGACCGAATGTGTCGCTGATGAA GTGATTGATGCATACCTGAACCATCTGATTGAACAACATAAG ACGCCTGTATATCAGCTGTGTGCAGTGGTTGCTTCTTCTTTAGCTGCTGGACAGTTTCGATGTCTCAGAAAG ATGAAGTTCCCAGTTGAGGACACATGGCTGTGCCCTGTCAATACCGGAGGACATTGGATTCTTGTG attgtcagCATGTCAAGAAAGATCCTCTCCATCATTGACCCCATGGGAAATGAGGGATTATATGAGAGAAAGATTTTGCGGAACTGGAG GAATTTTTTAAAGATGATTGGACACCAAGATCACAGCGCTGAATGGCGAACAACAGTATTGAAACACAACCCACAGCAAGATGCGAGCAGCTGTGGCGTTTTAGTGCTAAAG TTTGCAGAAGATTTTCTTTCTACTGGAGCTATCGACAATGTGCAGACAACACAAGCAGCTATTAGCACCGCCCGAATGGGGATAGCCTGTTCATTGCTTGAACGTAAAG GCAATGCAGAGGACTACTGCACAGTTTGCTCTATGCTGGAAGGGGATGGAGACAAGAGCATGACTGAAATG gtgcagTGTGATGTGTGCAGTCGCTGGGCACATTTTGAATGTGTCCAATATAGTAAAGAGATTTCCGCCAACTACCACTGTAGAAAGTGTACAGTTAACAAATAA
- the LOC125801228 gene encoding uncharacterized protein LOC125801228 isoform X2, with the protein MRKRGRKGGRIEPDFSGPYVIQSVRGKLVTLKNPEGAILKNKYNIGHLKPYRRSQAADSSSSIFSPCPQQSSSKKKSSEEYTDPNVQRCSVIRLASKQADVKKHVQTTTVTEKPATKSSSNTETTSVTEKPAMKSSSNTERSIQEEVMRLWSSKDNNQVEAVAGPYKLYDSSFRTLQGTECVADEVIDAYLNHLIEQHKTPVYQLCAVVASSLAAGQFRCLRKIVSMSRKILSIIDPMGNEGLYERKILRNWRNFLKMIGHQDHSAEWRTTVLKHNPQQDASSCGVLVLKFAEDFLSTGAIDNVQTTQAAISTARMGIACSLLERKGNAEDYCTVCSMLEGDGDKSMTEMVQCDVCSRWAHFECVQYSKEISANYHCRKCTVNK; encoded by the exons ATGAGGAAGCGAGGAAGGAAAGGCGGAAGAATAGAACCGGATTTCTCTGGTCCATATGTTATCCAGTCAGTCCGTGGCAAACTTGTCACATTAAAAAACCCTGAAGGAGCCATCCTgaaaaacaaatacaacattGGCCATCTAAAACCATATAGAAGAAGCCAGGCAGCCGACAGTAGCAGCAGCATCTTCTCTCCTTGTCCTCAGCAGTCTTCTTCCAAGAAGAAGAGTTCAGAAGAGTACACAGACCCAAATGTACAACGGTGCTCAGTTATACGTTTAGCTTCAAAACAAGCTGATGTCAAAAAACATGTGCAAACAACCACAGTAACTGAAAAGCCTGCAACAAAGAGCTCATCAAACACTGAAACAACTTCAGTAACTGAAAAGCCTGCAATGAAGAGCTCATCAAACACTGAAAGAAGCATTCAAGAAGAAG taatgaGACTCTGGTCTTCAAAGGACAACAATCAGGTGGAAGCAGTTGCCGGGCCATACAAATTGTATGATTCTTCTTTTAGAACACTGCAAGGGACCGAATGTGTCGCTGATGAA GTGATTGATGCATACCTGAACCATCTGATTGAACAACATAAG ACGCCTGTATATCAGCTGTGTGCAGTGGTTGCTTCTTCTTTAGCTGCTGGACAGTTTCGATGTCTCAGAAAG attgtcagCATGTCAAGAAAGATCCTCTCCATCATTGACCCCATGGGAAATGAGGGATTATATGAGAGAAAGATTTTGCGGAACTGGAG GAATTTTTTAAAGATGATTGGACACCAAGATCACAGCGCTGAATGGCGAACAACAGTATTGAAACACAACCCACAGCAAGATGCGAGCAGCTGTGGCGTTTTAGTGCTAAAG TTTGCAGAAGATTTTCTTTCTACTGGAGCTATCGACAATGTGCAGACAACACAAGCAGCTATTAGCACCGCCCGAATGGGGATAGCCTGTTCATTGCTTGAACGTAAAG GCAATGCAGAGGACTACTGCACAGTTTGCTCTATGCTGGAAGGGGATGGAGACAAGAGCATGACTGAAATG gtgcagTGTGATGTGTGCAGTCGCTGGGCACATTTTGAATGTGTCCAATATAGTAAAGAGATTTCCGCCAACTACCACTGTAGAAAGTGTACAGTTAACAAATAA
- the LOC125801228 gene encoding uncharacterized protein LOC125801228 isoform X3 codes for MRKRGRKGGRIEPDFSGPYVIQSVRGKLVTLKNPEGAILKNKYNIGHLKPYRRSQAADSSSSIFSPCPQQSSSKKKSSEEYTDPNVQRCSVIRLASKQADVKKHVQTTTVTEKPATKSSSNTETTSVTEKPAMKSSSNTERSIQEEVMRLWSSKDNNQVEAVAGPYKLYDSSFRTLQGTECVADEVIDAYLNHLIEQHKTPVYQLCAVVASSLAAGQFRCLRKMKFPVEDTWLCPVNTGGHWILVIVSMSRKILSIIDPMGNEGLYERKILRNWRNFLKMIGHQDHSAEWRTTVLKHNPQQDASSCGVLVLKKIFFLLELSTMCRQHKQLLAPPEWG; via the exons ATGAGGAAGCGAGGAAGGAAAGGCGGAAGAATAGAACCGGATTTCTCTGGTCCATATGTTATCCAGTCAGTCCGTGGCAAACTTGTCACATTAAAAAACCCTGAAGGAGCCATCCTgaaaaacaaatacaacattGGCCATCTAAAACCATATAGAAGAAGCCAGGCAGCCGACAGTAGCAGCAGCATCTTCTCTCCTTGTCCTCAGCAGTCTTCTTCCAAGAAGAAGAGTTCAGAAGAGTACACAGACCCAAATGTACAACGGTGCTCAGTTATACGTTTAGCTTCAAAACAAGCTGATGTCAAAAAACATGTGCAAACAACCACAGTAACTGAAAAGCCTGCAACAAAGAGCTCATCAAACACTGAAACAACTTCAGTAACTGAAAAGCCTGCAATGAAGAGCTCATCAAACACTGAAAGAAGCATTCAAGAAGAAG taatgaGACTCTGGTCTTCAAAGGACAACAATCAGGTGGAAGCAGTTGCCGGGCCATACAAATTGTATGATTCTTCTTTTAGAACACTGCAAGGGACCGAATGTGTCGCTGATGAA GTGATTGATGCATACCTGAACCATCTGATTGAACAACATAAG ACGCCTGTATATCAGCTGTGTGCAGTGGTTGCTTCTTCTTTAGCTGCTGGACAGTTTCGATGTCTCAGAAAG ATGAAGTTCCCAGTTGAGGACACATGGCTGTGCCCTGTCAATACCGGAGGACATTGGATTCTTGTG attgtcagCATGTCAAGAAAGATCCTCTCCATCATTGACCCCATGGGAAATGAGGGATTATATGAGAGAAAGATTTTGCGGAACTGGAG GAATTTTTTAAAGATGATTGGACACCAAGATCACAGCGCTGAATGGCGAACAACAGTATTGAAACACAACCCACAGCAAGATGCGAGCAGCTGTGGCGTTTTAGTGCTAAAG AAGATTTTCTTTCTACTGGAGCTATCGACAATGTGCAGACAACACAAGCAGCTATTAGCACCGCCCGAATGGGGATAG